One window of the Candidatus Cloacimonadota bacterium genome contains the following:
- a CDS encoding adenosylhomocysteinase, with the protein MEYSVADITLADFGRKEIKLAEIEMPGLMALRRKFNGKKPLQGARITGSLHMTVQTAVLIETLVELGAKVRWASCNIFSTQDHAAAAIAAGGVPVFAWKGETLQEYWQCTLKALSWPDGGPDLIVDDGGDATLMVHEGYKLEQEFAASGVLPKANAETAEFRIVQELLISGLEDDPQKWHRVSENLKGVSEETTTGVNRLYQKLAAGELLFPAFNVNDSVTKSKFDNLYGCRESLADGIKRGTDVMVAGKVVMVCGYGDVGKGCAQSMRGFGARVVISEIDPICALQAAMEGFEVNTVDNMLEEADIFVTATGNCDVIRVDHMLKMKDHAIVCNIGHFDNEIQVDKLFSLEGVTRETVKPQVDKIHLPNGKSIILLSEGRLVNLGNATGHPSFVMSCSFTNQVLAQLELWQNKHKIGVYTLPKTLDEEVARLHLNKLGVQLTHLSRHQAEYINVPIEGPYKPDFYRY; encoded by the coding sequence ATGGAATATTCAGTGGCCGATATCACTTTGGCCGATTTTGGCCGCAAAGAGATCAAGCTGGCTGAGATCGAAATGCCCGGATTGATGGCTCTGCGCCGGAAGTTCAATGGAAAGAAGCCGCTCCAGGGCGCCAGGATCACCGGCAGCCTGCACATGACCGTGCAGACAGCGGTTCTCATAGAGACCCTTGTGGAACTCGGTGCGAAAGTCCGCTGGGCCAGCTGCAATATCTTTTCCACCCAAGACCACGCGGCGGCGGCCATTGCTGCCGGCGGAGTGCCCGTTTTCGCCTGGAAGGGAGAAACTCTTCAGGAATACTGGCAATGCACCCTGAAAGCGCTGTCCTGGCCGGATGGCGGGCCTGACCTCATTGTGGACGATGGGGGAGACGCGACCCTGATGGTGCATGAAGGATACAAACTTGAACAAGAATTCGCGGCTTCCGGTGTTCTGCCCAAGGCAAACGCTGAAACCGCCGAATTCAGGATCGTGCAGGAACTTCTCATCTCTGGCCTTGAGGACGATCCCCAGAAATGGCACAGGGTGTCTGAGAACCTGAAAGGCGTAAGCGAAGAGACCACCACCGGCGTTAATCGGCTTTACCAGAAGCTGGCTGCCGGCGAATTGCTCTTTCCGGCTTTCAATGTGAACGATTCGGTCACCAAATCCAAGTTCGACAACCTTTACGGCTGCCGTGAATCCCTGGCTGACGGCATCAAGCGTGGCACCGACGTGATGGTGGCTGGAAAGGTGGTGATGGTTTGCGGTTATGGCGACGTCGGCAAAGGCTGCGCTCAGTCGATGCGCGGCTTTGGCGCCAGGGTTGTGATAAGCGAGATCGATCCCATCTGCGCGCTTCAGGCTGCCATGGAGGGCTTTGAAGTGAACACCGTGGATAACATGCTGGAAGAGGCGGACATCTTTGTGACCGCCACCGGGAATTGTGACGTGATCCGCGTTGACCACATGCTCAAGATGAAAGACCACGCCATCGTTTGCAATATCGGCCATTTCGACAACGAGATCCAGGTGGACAAGCTGTTTTCCCTGGAAGGGGTGACGCGCGAAACAGTTAAGCCCCAAGTTGACAAGATCCACCTGCCCAACGGCAAATCGATAATCCTGCTTTCCGAGGGCCGGCTGGTCAATCTTGGCAACGCCACCGGCCATCCCTCATTCGTGATGAGCTGCTCCTTCACCAATCAGGTGCTGGCGCAACTGGAACTCTGGCAAAACAAACATAAGATCGGGGTTTACACACTGCCCAAGACCCTCGATGAAGAAGTGGCCAGATTGCACTTGAACAAACTTGGGGTTCAGCTTACCCATCTGAGCAGGCATCAGGCCGAATATATCAACGTTCCGATCGAAGGCCCTTACAAGCCTGACTTTTACAGATACTGA
- a CDS encoding deoxynucleoside kinase translates to MENIRIGIVGNIGVGKSTFIEAASSAPLNKVLTSLYPKPNGTEGVFAFPEKFNPLVLDAFYKDPVANAFMAQIEFFNGRLDRQKLIHACRGIVLEDRTLAEDYHIFGKAQRILKNMSEPEFMAYQRTYRLMTEQIKEPDLLVYFRAEVPVLLERIRERGRESELAISADYLQLLNNLYEDFVANHVKCPVLVINADKSVDKMEWQRRTANLIAEQVKSLKLRVSSPGISEWVKLPQTEATLRAIDVERQLEEYLAEHPKLITIAGNVGLGKTTLAAIMERSLKINTLYEKPEENPLLEKFLGDKKAHCYALQKHFLEMRARQRQMGKSGSGSYVKDRSLPEDLLVFCNQFHADGLLTDDELDNLVTQFQTVNRELPSSDLIILLHGSPSLAWERIQQRGREMEVEGGWQFSEINNLNHWYKSYGQNVVKFGFHDGPILDIDVEKLDLTNRIHVGYIFERVLESLKGRD, encoded by the coding sequence ATGGAGAACATCCGAATTGGCATTGTCGGAAACATCGGAGTGGGCAAATCCACTTTCATTGAAGCGGCCAGTTCCGCGCCCCTCAACAAGGTGCTCACTTCCCTTTATCCAAAGCCCAACGGCACGGAGGGAGTTTTCGCCTTTCCGGAGAAATTCAATCCCCTCGTGCTGGATGCTTTTTACAAAGACCCCGTCGCCAACGCCTTCATGGCCCAAATTGAGTTCTTCAACGGCCGGCTGGACCGCCAGAAGTTGATCCATGCCTGCAGGGGAATCGTGCTGGAAGACAGGACCCTGGCGGAGGACTATCATATTTTCGGGAAGGCCCAGCGCATCCTCAAAAACATGTCCGAACCTGAATTCATGGCCTACCAGCGCACCTATAGGCTGATGACAGAACAGATCAAGGAGCCTGACCTGCTGGTGTATTTCAGGGCGGAAGTTCCGGTCCTTTTGGAAAGGATCAGGGAGCGGGGCCGGGAAAGCGAACTGGCCATTTCCGCCGACTACCTCCAGCTTTTGAACAACCTGTATGAGGATTTCGTAGCCAACCATGTCAAGTGCCCCGTGTTGGTGATCAACGCGGACAAGTCAGTGGACAAGATGGAGTGGCAGCGCCGCACCGCAAACCTTATCGCGGAACAAGTGAAAAGCCTGAAGCTTCGTGTTTCGAGCCCCGGAATAAGTGAATGGGTGAAACTGCCCCAAACAGAAGCCACCCTCAGGGCAATAGACGTCGAGCGCCAACTGGAAGAATATCTGGCCGAGCATCCCAAGCTGATAACCATCGCCGGCAACGTCGGTCTGGGCAAAACCACCCTCGCGGCCATCATGGAACGCAGCCTGAAAATCAACACGCTTTATGAAAAGCCGGAGGAAAATCCGCTGCTGGAAAAGTTTCTTGGTGACAAGAAAGCCCATTGCTATGCTCTTCAGAAGCATTTTCTGGAAATGAGGGCGAGGCAGCGCCAGATGGGCAAAAGCGGTTCCGGAAGCTACGTAAAGGACCGCTCCCTGCCAGAGGACCTGCTGGTCTTTTGCAACCAATTCCACGCCGACGGCCTGCTCACCGACGACGAACTTGACAACCTCGTAACCCAATTCCAAACAGTGAACAGGGAACTCCCCTCATCAGACCTGATAATCCTGCTACACGGAAGCCCTTCCCTGGCCTGGGAAAGAATCCAGCAACGCGGACGGGAAATGGAAGTGGAGGGGGGCTGGCAATTCTCTGAGATAAACAATCTCAATCACTGGTACAAGTCCTACGGGCAGAATGTGGTTAAGTTCGGTTTTCACGACGGCCCCATTCTGGACATCGACGTGGAAAAGCTGGATTTAACCAACCGCATCCACGTGGGCTACATATTCGAACGGGTGCTGGAAAGCCTGAAAGGGCGGGATTAG
- a CDS encoding aldo/keto reductase produces the protein MQYRTMPKSKDRLSALGFGLMRLPQTKAGKIDEDKALAMLHFALDNGVNYFDTAWGYHGGASEPLLGEFVTQTDRSKLFIATKLPCWLVKTRADMDSYLNQQLERLKTDHIDYYLLHALNAHSWKEMLRLGVLDWLDNSRADGRIRHIGFSFHDEYSVFKQIVECYDWDFCQFMLNFLDTQYQAGMKGYKLASAKGLGIIAMEPLRGGKLVDHVPDSVQAVWAKSKNDWSPVQRALNWVWNLESLSVLLSGMSNMDQLKENISLANAFKTGQIDEKEMKLFNEARLEYLHRITIPCSECRYCLPCPHGVSIPSVFGYYNESMMFGEKERHQKEYRNWIPTKSRASKCVGCGECLSKCPQHIPIPDWMKTIADYFGD, from the coding sequence ATGCAATACAGAACCATGCCCAAATCCAAAGACAGGCTTTCTGCCCTCGGTTTCGGCCTGATGCGCCTGCCCCAGACCAAAGCCGGCAAGATAGATGAAGATAAGGCCCTCGCCATGTTGCATTTCGCGCTGGATAACGGAGTGAATTATTTTGACACTGCCTGGGGTTACCACGGCGGCGCCAGCGAACCCCTATTGGGTGAATTTGTGACCCAAACCGACCGCTCCAAATTGTTCATCGCCACCAAACTCCCCTGCTGGCTGGTGAAAACCCGCGCTGACATGGATTCTTACCTGAATCAACAGCTTGAACGTCTGAAGACGGATCATATAGACTATTACCTGCTCCACGCCCTCAACGCGCATTCCTGGAAAGAGATGCTGCGCCTCGGCGTGCTGGACTGGCTTGACAACTCCCGCGCCGACGGCAGGATTCGCCACATCGGCTTTTCCTTCCATGATGAGTATTCCGTCTTCAAGCAAATAGTGGAATGCTACGACTGGGATTTCTGCCAGTTCATGCTCAACTTTCTGGACACCCAATACCAGGCCGGGATGAAAGGCTACAAGCTCGCCTCAGCCAAGGGCTTGGGCATCATAGCCATGGAGCCTCTGCGCGGAGGGAAACTTGTGGACCATGTGCCGGATTCCGTGCAGGCTGTCTGGGCAAAGAGCAAAAACGACTGGAGCCCCGTCCAGCGCGCCCTTAATTGGGTTTGGAATCTGGAATCCCTTTCGGTGCTCCTGTCCGGAATGAGCAACATGGACCAGCTTAAGGAGAACATCAGCCTCGCCAATGCCTTCAAAACCGGGCAGATAGACGAGAAAGAGATGAAGCTCTTTAATGAAGCCCGTTTGGAATACCTTCACAGGATCACCATCCCCTGCTCCGAATGCCGCTATTGCCTGCCCTGCCCCCACGGGGTGTCCATCCCCTCGGTGTTTGGATATTACAACGAATCCATGATGTTCGGCGAGAAAGAGAGACACCAAAAGGAATACCGGAACTGGATTCCAACCAAGTCGCGCGCAAGCAAATGCGTGGGCTGCGGTGAATGCCTCAGCAAATGCCCTCAACACATCCCCATCCCGGATTGGATGAAGACAATAGCTGATTATTTCGGGGACTGA
- a CDS encoding GTPase Era, which translates to MNDRPDFRSGFVAIIGKPNTGKSTLMNRILGEKISITSPKPQTTRYAIKGILNRDDCQIIFIDTPGYLKPRYELQERMQKIWSDAFKDVDLVLFMSDVKRFPTQYDTEVLEHLKDLRTPQIAAFNKLDLEPNVNRDFFLNQLPDSFDTAHFISAYTGEGIPELLDSLIQHIPYHAPYYMEDQLSDLPLRFFAQEVIREAIFHHFAQEIPYATAVLIEKYTEKPDRVVIDAVIWLERQSQKPIIIGKKGENLAKIRKYSETQLSAWLETEVQVHLWVKIKPGWRKKSTALKELGFD; encoded by the coding sequence ATGAACGACAGACCTGATTTCCGCAGCGGCTTCGTGGCCATCATCGGCAAGCCAAACACGGGTAAATCAACCCTGATGAACCGCATCCTGGGAGAAAAGATATCCATCACCTCCCCCAAACCACAAACCACGCGCTACGCCATCAAGGGCATCCTCAACCGCGACGACTGCCAGATAATCTTCATCGACACCCCGGGCTACCTCAAACCGCGCTATGAGCTTCAGGAAAGGATGCAGAAAATCTGGAGCGACGCCTTCAAGGACGTGGACCTGGTGCTGTTCATGAGCGATGTGAAAAGGTTTCCAACCCAATACGACACCGAAGTCCTTGAGCATCTGAAGGATTTGCGCACCCCGCAGATCGCTGCATTCAATAAGCTTGACCTCGAGCCCAACGTGAACCGGGACTTTTTTTTGAACCAGCTTCCCGATTCATTCGATACGGCTCATTTCATCTCAGCCTACACCGGCGAAGGCATTCCGGAGCTGCTGGATTCGCTGATTCAACACATACCCTATCATGCGCCTTATTATATGGAGGACCAGCTATCCGATCTGCCGCTACGCTTTTTCGCGCAGGAAGTGATTCGGGAGGCCATCTTCCATCATTTTGCCCAGGAGATTCCCTACGCCACGGCTGTGCTGATCGAAAAATACACTGAGAAGCCGGACAGGGTGGTGATTGACGCTGTGATCTGGCTTGAGCGGCAAAGCCAGAAGCCCATCATCATTGGCAAAAAGGGTGAAAACCTGGCCAAGATACGCAAATACTCTGAAACACAGCTCTCGGCTTGGCTGGAAACCGAAGTGCAAGTGCATCTTTGGGTGAAAATCAAGCCGGGTTGGCGAAAAAAATCCACAGCTTTGAAGGAATTGGGTTTTGATTGA
- the pnp gene encoding polyribonucleotide nucleotidyltransferase, producing MHNFNIVKRELDFCGRPLYVETGRMAKQANGSVFIRYGGTAVLVTATMSKEPAENQDFFPLTVDYIEKMYASGKIPGGFFKREARPTTDATLSARVIDRSIRPLFPEGFRNQVHVVLNVLAYDGENDASVLGVFGASLALTLSDIPFHGPIAGVKVGHIDGQIVVNPYKSQMDENSRLDLDVAASATSVVMVESSALELSEETILDAVYTGHEEIKKLCALQLDMAAEIGKEKVEVTLLEIPAEIMDKVEAGYGSRIAEAAVIFGKQERQDAFDAAEAELLEKALEEDPEGFEENEKWYKAAFEELIRRYVRESILEKHHRVDGRSLDDIRDITCEIDVLPIVHGSALFTRGETQSLGTVTLGGGSDEQVIDGLEVEYKKHFYLHYNFPPFSVGEAGRMGPVGRRELGHGNLAERALKAVLPDRETFPYTIRIVADTLESNGSSSQASICSGCLAMMAAGVPIKAPVAGIANGLIMDGDKYVILTDIMGLEDHLGDMDFKCAGTRKGITAMQMDIKVEGITRDIMRIALEKAHTARFRILDIMGECIPEPREDLAPTAPRIEAFKVPVDKIGEIIGPSGKMIKSIIEACQAEIDINDDGTVRILSPNKDSIMKAKEIIKGIAIDPEVGEEFEGPVTRIEPYGVFVKILGGAKEGMVHVSQMHHTRIGHPEDMVKLGDIVHVKSLGMDKGKLALTMKGVEGNPEPDPNAPKHERPPRRDDRGGNRRNSGRGGGSHRR from the coding sequence ATGCATAACTTCAACATTGTCAAACGCGAACTCGATTTCTGCGGACGTCCGCTCTACGTGGAAACCGGCAGAATGGCCAAACAAGCCAACGGAAGCGTTTTCATCCGTTACGGGGGCACCGCTGTCCTCGTTACCGCCACCATGAGCAAAGAGCCTGCTGAAAACCAGGATTTCTTCCCGCTCACGGTTGATTACATCGAAAAAATGTACGCCAGCGGCAAGATCCCCGGCGGCTTTTTCAAACGCGAAGCCCGTCCCACAACCGACGCAACCCTTTCTGCCAGGGTCATTGACCGCAGCATCAGGCCGTTGTTTCCTGAGGGATTCCGCAACCAGGTGCACGTTGTTCTGAACGTCCTCGCTTACGACGGGGAGAACGACGCCTCTGTCCTTGGCGTTTTCGGCGCTTCTTTGGCCCTCACCCTTTCCGACATTCCTTTCCACGGCCCCATCGCGGGCGTGAAAGTCGGCCACATCGACGGGCAGATTGTTGTTAACCCCTACAAGAGCCAGATGGACGAAAATTCCAGGCTGGACCTGGACGTGGCCGCTTCAGCCACCTCGGTGGTGATGGTGGAATCCTCGGCTCTGGAACTGAGTGAAGAGACCATCCTGGATGCAGTTTACACCGGGCACGAAGAGATTAAAAAGCTCTGCGCCCTGCAACTGGATATGGCCGCCGAAATCGGCAAAGAAAAAGTGGAAGTGACTTTGCTGGAGATACCGGCCGAGATTATGGACAAAGTGGAAGCCGGCTACGGAAGCCGCATCGCCGAAGCCGCCGTCATCTTTGGCAAACAGGAACGCCAGGACGCCTTCGACGCCGCAGAAGCGGAGTTGCTCGAAAAGGCTCTGGAAGAGGACCCCGAAGGCTTCGAAGAGAATGAAAAATGGTACAAAGCTGCCTTTGAAGAGCTGATCCGCCGCTACGTGCGTGAATCCATTCTGGAAAAACACCACCGCGTTGATGGACGCAGCCTGGATGACATCCGCGACATCACCTGCGAAATCGACGTTCTGCCTATCGTGCATGGCTCCGCGCTGTTCACCAGGGGCGAAACCCAGTCCCTGGGCACCGTCACCCTCGGCGGCGGCAGCGACGAACAGGTTATCGATGGCCTCGAGGTCGAGTATAAGAAACACTTTTACCTGCATTACAACTTCCCGCCCTTCAGCGTGGGCGAAGCTGGCAGAATGGGTCCCGTTGGACGCCGCGAACTGGGGCACGGAAACCTGGCTGAACGCGCCCTGAAAGCCGTTTTGCCGGACCGCGAGACTTTTCCATACACGATACGGATCGTGGCTGACACCCTGGAATCAAACGGTTCCTCGTCCCAGGCTTCAATATGCAGCGGCTGCCTGGCAATGATGGCCGCGGGCGTTCCCATCAAGGCACCGGTGGCGGGAATTGCCAACGGTCTGATCATGGATGGCGACAAATACGTGATCCTCACCGACATCATGGGCCTGGAAGACCATCTGGGCGACATGGACTTCAAGTGCGCCGGCACCCGCAAAGGCATCACCGCCATGCAAATGGACATCAAAGTGGAAGGCATCACCCGAGACATCATGCGCATCGCTTTGGAAAAAGCGCATACAGCGCGTTTCCGCATTCTGGACATCATGGGCGAATGCATACCCGAGCCCAGAGAAGACCTTGCCCCGACAGCTCCACGCATTGAAGCTTTCAAGGTCCCCGTGGACAAGATTGGCGAAATCATCGGGCCGAGCGGAAAGATGATCAAATCGATCATCGAAGCTTGCCAGGCGGAGATCGACATCAACGACGACGGCACCGTGCGTATCCTTTCCCCGAACAAGGATTCGATCATGAAAGCCAAGGAGATCATCAAAGGCATCGCCATCGATCCAGAAGTTGGAGAAGAATTTGAAGGTCCCGTCACCCGGATCGAGCCTTACGGCGTGTTTGTGAAGATACTTGGCGGCGCCAAAGAAGGCATGGTCCACGTTTCCCAGATGCACCACACACGTATCGGGCATCCGGAAGACATGGTCAAATTGGGAGATATCGTCCATGTGAAGAGCCTGGGAATGGACAAAGGCAAGCTGGCGCTCACCATGAAAGGCGTTGAAGGCAATCCCGAGCCCGATCCCAACGCTCCCAAGCATGAACGTCCCCCAAGGCGTGATGACAGGGGCGGCAACCGCCGCAATTCCGGACGCGGCGGCGGGTCCCACAGAAGATAA
- a CDS encoding UDP-glucose/GDP-mannose dehydrogenase family protein, with translation MKVAMVGSGYVGLVSGACFADMGNQVVCVDNDTAKIARLQKNEIPIYEPGLQELVETNSAAGRLSFTTNIAEAVAASSVIFIAVGTPPDQDGSADLQYVLAVARDIARSMKEYKIVVNKSTVPVGTADLVAKTIREVQAERGVEIPFAVVSNPEFLKEGAAIADFMGPDRVVIGADDRKAGEVLRELYLPFNRTRERIIIMSVRSAEMTKYAANAMLATKISFMNEISRLCEALGADIGEVRNGIGSDSRIGYKFIYPGVGYGGSCFPKDIRALIQMQRQAGLQPLITEAVEEINQGQKLVLAQKVKRMFGENLAGKTFAVWGLAFKPKTDDMREAPSVVIINSLLKAGAQIRAYDPAAMTEARRIFGDRDGISYGEDQYSILEGADALILVTEWHQFRHPDLERVKQALKSPVFFDGRNQFEPKNMREQGFTHISIGRE, from the coding sequence ATGAAAGTGGCAATGGTAGGTTCAGGTTATGTGGGCCTGGTGAGCGGGGCTTGCTTCGCTGACATGGGAAATCAGGTGGTCTGCGTTGACAACGACACTGCCAAGATAGCCAGACTGCAAAAAAATGAAATACCCATCTATGAGCCTGGGTTGCAGGAGCTGGTGGAGACTAACAGTGCCGCTGGACGTCTGTCTTTCACCACGAACATCGCTGAGGCAGTTGCGGCCTCCAGCGTGATCTTCATTGCCGTGGGCACCCCTCCGGACCAGGATGGCTCAGCAGACCTGCAATACGTTTTGGCTGTGGCCCGGGACATCGCGCGCAGCATGAAAGAGTACAAGATCGTGGTTAATAAATCCACTGTCCCGGTTGGTACCGCCGACCTCGTGGCCAAAACCATCAGGGAAGTTCAAGCCGAACGAGGGGTGGAAATCCCCTTCGCGGTGGTCTCCAATCCCGAATTCTTGAAGGAAGGGGCTGCCATTGCAGATTTTATGGGCCCTGATAGAGTTGTGATCGGCGCTGACGACCGCAAAGCCGGGGAAGTGCTGCGCGAGCTTTATCTGCCCTTCAACCGCACCCGCGAACGTATCATAATCATGAGCGTCCGCTCCGCTGAAATGACAAAATACGCCGCCAACGCCATGCTGGCCACCAAGATATCTTTCATGAACGAAATCTCCCGCCTCTGCGAAGCCCTTGGCGCCGACATCGGCGAAGTGCGCAACGGCATCGGTTCGGACAGCCGCATCGGCTATAAATTCATCTATCCCGGCGTCGGCTACGGCGGCTCCTGCTTTCCCAAGGACATCCGCGCCCTCATCCAGATGCAGCGCCAGGCCGGTCTGCAACCCCTCATTACAGAAGCCGTGGAAGAGATCAACCAAGGGCAGAAACTCGTTCTGGCACAAAAGGTCAAGCGGATGTTCGGCGAAAACCTTGCTGGAAAGACCTTTGCTGTCTGGGGCCTGGCCTTCAAACCCAAAACCGACGATATGCGGGAAGCTCCATCCGTTGTGATCATCAACAGCCTCCTCAAGGCCGGGGCACAAATCCGGGCATACGATCCCGCCGCCATGACCGAAGCCAGAAGAATCTTCGGTGACAGGGACGGCATCAGCTATGGCGAGGACCAGTATTCCATTCTGGAAGGCGCCGACGCCCTCATCCTGGTCACCGAATGGCACCAGTTCCGCCATCCGGATTTGGAACGGGTCAAGCAAGCCCTCAAATCCCCCGTCTTCTTTGACGGGCGCAACCAGTTCGAGCCCAAGAACATGCGCGAACAAGGTTTCACCCATATCTCCATCGGGCGCGAATAA
- the rocD gene encoding ornithine--oxo-acid transaminase encodes MEEKMSEKLKYGTISSKESMELEEKYGAHNYHPLPVVLAKGEGVFLWDPEGNKYYDFLSAYSAVNQGHCHPKIIQALIDQAKELTLTSRAFFNNKLGDYEKFITEYFGYDMVLPMNTGAEGVETALKLARKWAYEVKGVEKDGAIIIFAANNFHGRTIAIVSASTDPDCYEGFGPFLPGIVTIPYNSVDALKEYLEKHGKNVAAFIVEPIQGEAGVFVPDEGYLKSCFDLCKEHNVLFIADEIQTGIARTGKLLACDYEDVRPDILILGKALAGGVLPVSAVLADREIMLTIKPGQHGSTFGGFPLACVVAKAALEVVKEENLAARAFELGEKFRKALKAIKNPMIKLVRGKGLLNAIVVEPKNGYEAWDVCIKLKERGVLCKPTHRHIIRLAPPLVITEEQLDEVAKIIEEVFNSI; translated from the coding sequence ATGGAGGAAAAAATGTCCGAGAAACTCAAATACGGAACTATCAGCTCTAAAGAATCTATGGAGCTTGAAGAGAAGTACGGAGCGCATAACTACCATCCGCTGCCAGTGGTGCTGGCCAAGGGCGAGGGAGTCTTTCTCTGGGACCCGGAGGGAAACAAATACTACGATTTCCTGTCGGCATATTCAGCCGTGAACCAGGGACACTGCCATCCCAAGATCATCCAGGCCCTCATTGACCAGGCCAAGGAACTGACCCTTACCTCCCGGGCTTTTTTCAACAACAAGCTGGGTGACTACGAAAAGTTTATCACAGAGTATTTTGGCTACGATATGGTGCTGCCAATGAACACCGGTGCGGAAGGAGTGGAAACTGCCCTCAAGCTGGCCCGCAAATGGGCTTATGAGGTGAAGGGCGTGGAAAAAGACGGCGCGATCATCATCTTTGCCGCCAATAACTTCCACGGACGCACCATCGCAATAGTTTCCGCTTCCACCGATCCCGACTGCTACGAAGGATTCGGCCCCTTCCTGCCCGGCATCGTCACAATTCCCTACAACTCAGTGGATGCCCTCAAAGAGTATCTGGAAAAGCACGGCAAGAACGTAGCCGCCTTCATCGTTGAACCGATACAGGGTGAAGCTGGCGTCTTCGTTCCGGACGAAGGCTACCTGAAATCCTGCTTTGACCTCTGCAAAGAGCACAACGTGCTGTTCATCGCCGACGAGATCCAGACAGGCATCGCCCGCACCGGCAAGCTGCTGGCTTGCGATTATGAGGATGTGCGCCCCGACATCCTGATCCTGGGCAAGGCCCTGGCTGGCGGTGTGCTGCCGGTTTCAGCCGTTTTGGCCGACCGCGAGATCATGCTCACCATCAAGCCCGGACAGCACGGTTCCACCTTCGGCGGCTTCCCGCTCGCCTGCGTTGTGGCCAAAGCAGCGCTGGAAGTGGTGAAAGAAGAAAACCTGGCCGCGCGCGCCTTTGAACTGGGTGAGAAATTTCGCAAAGCCCTGAAAGCCATCAAGAACCCCATGATCAAACTGGTGCGGGGCAAAGGCCTGCTGAACGCCATCGTTGTGGAACCCAAGAATGGCTACGAGGCCTGGGACGTTTGCATAAAACTGAAGGAAAGAGGCGTGCTCTGCAAACCCACCCACCGCCACATAATCCGTCTGGCACCACCGCTTGTCATCACCGAAGAACAGCTTGACGAAGTGGCGAAGATCATTGAAGAAGTGTTTAACTCAATCTAA
- a CDS encoding NAD-dependent epimerase/dehydratase family protein yields MKILITGGAGFIGSHVADACLEAGHQVVVVDDLSSGNFANLNPAVKFYQLDIRDPALEEVFATEKPDVVNHHAAQISVPHSVTEPLLDAQINILGLVNVLENCVKHHIKKVIFISSGGAIYGEAEEYPTTEDYPPQPLSVYAINKFAGENYLRFYRHQYGLEYTVLRYANVFGPRQIAQGEAGVVSIFVEKLLQDSAPTIYAYPDDPEGMIRDYVYVKDVVRANLAVLDRGSNEVFNIGTCEETTTSQLYKTILWQLGKKIQPLKGPARKGDLRRSMLDNSKAFKELGWSPIYSLEDGIRETVTWFKARKEKS; encoded by the coding sequence ATGAAGATCCTGATCACTGGAGGGGCGGGATTCATTGGCTCCCATGTGGCCGATGCCTGCCTGGAAGCGGGGCATCAGGTTGTGGTGGTGGATGACCTTTCCAGCGGAAACTTCGCCAACCTCAATCCCGCGGTGAAGTTTTACCAACTCGATATCCGCGATCCCGCCCTGGAGGAGGTTTTTGCCACTGAAAAACCGGATGTTGTGAACCATCACGCCGCCCAGATAAGCGTTCCCCACTCCGTCACGGAGCCCCTGCTGGATGCCCAGATCAACATCCTGGGTCTGGTTAACGTGCTGGAAAACTGCGTAAAGCATCACATTAAGAAAGTGATATTTATCTCCTCCGGCGGAGCCATTTACGGCGAGGCGGAAGAGTATCCCACCACAGAAGATTACCCGCCCCAGCCCCTGTCCGTTTATGCCATCAACAAATTCGCCGGGGAAAACTACCTTCGCTTTTACCGGCACCAGTACGGACTGGAGTACACCGTTTTGCGCTATGCCAATGTGTTTGGACCGCGTCAGATTGCCCAGGGGGAAGCGGGTGTGGTTTCCATCTTTGTAGAAAAGCTGCTACAGGATTCCGCCCCCACCATTTATGCCTATCCGGACGACCCGGAAGGAATGATCCGCGACTATGTTTATGTGAAAGACGTGGTTCGCGCAAATCTGGCAGTGCTGGACCGCGGAAGCAATGAAGTCTTCAACATCGGCACCTGCGAGGAGACCACCACTTCGCAACTTTATAAAACCATTCTCTGGCAGTTGGGTAAAAAAATCCAGCCTCTGAAGGGCCCCGCCCGCAAGGGTGATCTGCGCCGCTCCATGCTGGACAATTCCAAAGCCTTCAAAGAGCTTGGCTGGAGCCCTATCTACTCCCTTGAGGACGGGATAAGGGAAACCGTGACCTGGTTCAAGGCCAGAAAGGAGAAATCATGA